A section of the Marinoscillum sp. 108 genome encodes:
- a CDS encoding alpha/beta fold hydrolase: protein MHIKEQDGFRFIDEGEGEVLLLLHGLFGALSNWDGVVQRFSSNYRVMIPLLPIYTMPVREAGLDTLNKFVEDFVEKQNLSGLNIIGNSLGGHIGLIFTLKNQEKVNSLILTGSSGLFENSMGGSYPKRGSYEYIQERVAYTFYDPKTATKELVDEVFETTKSIPKALRIVAIAKSAQRHNMADDIPNIKVPTLLIWGLNDTITPPYVGHEFDRLIPNTTLRFIDKCCHAPMMERPEEFNEILETFLMKEVAV, encoded by the coding sequence ATGCATATTAAAGAACAAGACGGTTTTAGGTTTATAGATGAAGGAGAAGGAGAAGTCTTGCTGCTGCTGCATGGGCTTTTCGGGGCTCTGAGCAATTGGGATGGGGTGGTTCAGCGATTCTCTTCCAATTACAGGGTGATGATTCCCCTGCTTCCTATATATACCATGCCAGTCAGAGAGGCTGGGCTGGATACCCTCAATAAGTTTGTGGAGGATTTCGTGGAGAAACAAAACTTGAGCGGTCTCAATATCATTGGAAACTCACTCGGGGGCCACATTGGTTTGATTTTTACTCTGAAGAACCAGGAGAAAGTCAATTCACTGATCCTTACCGGGAGTTCGGGTTTGTTTGAAAACTCTATGGGAGGATCTTATCCGAAAAGAGGATCTTACGAATACATTCAGGAGCGGGTGGCGTATACTTTTTACGACCCAAAGACCGCTACTAAAGAGTTGGTGGATGAGGTGTTTGAAACGACCAAAAGCATTCCCAAAGCCTTGCGGATTGTGGCTATTGCCAAATCGGCTCAGCGTCACAACATGGCGGATGATATTCCGAACATAAAAGTGCCCACTTTGTTGATATGGGGACTGAATGACACCATTACACCGCCTTATGTTGGCCATGAGTTTGATCGATTGATTCCGAATACTACTTTGAGGTTCATCGATAAGTGCTGTCACGCACCGATGATGGAGCGTCCAGAGGAGTTTAATGAGATTTTAGAAACATTTTTGATGAAAGAAGTGGCCGTATGA
- a CDS encoding CvpA family protein has translation MNYLDIFFLVVFIIGGIKGYMKGFIIEIFSFVAFFVGLFVAIELTIPVANRFFDSSDYYQLLTVGVFVALFLVAVLLINLAAKVIKKAVDLTFMGFLDNLLGALAGIFKWAFIVSVFFWVFDSIGVHLPSGQSDGSLIFPYIESIGPKTFEWISKVLPFMEDMIDSLKNIGEKGKAVYTFL, from the coding sequence GTGAATTATCTAGACATTTTTTTTCTGGTGGTGTTCATTATCGGTGGCATTAAAGGCTACATGAAGGGCTTTATTATTGAGATATTCTCTTTTGTTGCCTTTTTTGTCGGTTTGTTTGTGGCGATTGAACTTACCATACCTGTGGCCAATCGTTTTTTTGATTCAAGTGATTATTATCAATTGCTGACTGTGGGCGTTTTTGTGGCTTTATTTTTGGTAGCCGTGCTGTTGATCAATCTGGCTGCTAAAGTCATAAAGAAGGCTGTGGATCTTACTTTTATGGGATTCCTCGACAACCTATTGGGAGCACTGGCCGGAATCTTCAAATGGGCTTTTATTGTGAGTGTTTTCTTTTGGGTATTTGATTCCATAGGGGTGCACCTCCCATCCGGACAGTCAGACGGATCGCTTATTTTTCCGTATATAGAGAGCATTGGCCCGAAAACCTTTGAGTGGATTTCGAAAGTGCTTCCTTTTATGGAGGACATGATTGATTCATTGAAAAATATTGGTGAGAAAGGGAAGGCAGTTTATACCTTTTTGTAA
- a CDS encoding GatB/YqeY domain-containing protein has translation MSLKTKIEAEIKQAMLNKDKARLTPLRAIKALILLAESEKGGGDEMSEEVELKLLTKAAKQRKDSLAIYREQNREDLAAKEESELAVIEEFLPKQMTEEELEQALKEIITQVGASGPQDMGKVMGVATKKFAGVADGKTVSMLTKKLLS, from the coding sequence ATGAGTTTAAAAACGAAAATAGAAGCCGAAATAAAGCAGGCCATGTTGAATAAGGACAAGGCAAGACTAACCCCTCTCCGTGCTATCAAGGCGCTTATTCTTTTGGCCGAATCGGAAAAAGGAGGCGGTGACGAAATGTCTGAGGAGGTGGAGCTGAAACTGCTGACCAAGGCTGCTAAACAACGAAAGGACTCATTGGCCATTTATCGTGAGCAAAACAGAGAGGACCTTGCGGCTAAAGAAGAGAGTGAACTGGCAGTAATAGAAGAGTTTTTGCCTAAGCAAATGACCGAAGAAGAATTGGAGCAAGCGCTTAAAGAGATCATCACCCAGGTGGGAGCTTCCGGTCCTCAGGACATGGGCAAGGTGATGGGAGTGGCTACTAAAAAGTTTGCCGGAGTGGCTGATGGAAAGACAGTGTCAATGTTGACAAAGAAGTTATTGAGTTAA
- a CDS encoding cbs domain containing protein, whose protein sequence is MIPPLKPQDEISKAKQWMDELRLSELPVVEGGLFLGLIDEELLLNDELRYPAVGDYPLVGQQCMVHAGNHYYDVLKTSGLEGFRIVAVIDELNQYLGVVSIEDVVEAFAQNSSVNTPGAILGLRLKLHDYSLAEISRIIESNEAKILSSYLSPHSIEPGELNLTLKINKEEITHIVASLEQHGFFVENSYNMRDSSYEEKERIDILMKYLKI, encoded by the coding sequence ATGATTCCACCACTGAAGCCTCAGGATGAGATATCCAAGGCCAAGCAGTGGATGGATGAGTTGCGCTTATCAGAGTTGCCAGTGGTGGAAGGTGGTCTTTTTCTCGGATTGATTGATGAGGAGCTGCTGCTCAATGATGAATTGAGGTATCCGGCAGTGGGAGATTATCCTCTGGTAGGCCAGCAGTGTATGGTTCATGCTGGAAATCACTATTATGACGTACTCAAAACTTCAGGGTTGGAGGGCTTCAGGATAGTGGCGGTGATTGACGAACTCAATCAATACCTGGGAGTGGTGTCTATAGAAGATGTGGTGGAGGCCTTCGCTCAAAACTCCTCAGTGAATACCCCCGGTGCCATTCTCGGCTTACGTCTGAAGTTGCATGATTACTCCCTTGCGGAGATTAGCCGAATCATAGAATCTAACGAAGCGAAGATTCTGAGCAGTTACCTCAGCCCGCACTCCATAGAACCAGGAGAGCTCAACCTCACCCTCAAAATCAATAAAGAAGAAATTACCCATATTGTGGCTTCATTGGAGCAGCATGGCTTTTTCGTGGAGAATTCCTACAATATGCGAGACTCCAGCTACGAGGAGAAAGAGCGCATTGATATTTTGATGAAGTACCTAAAAATATAG